A DNA window from Paenibacillus sp. HWE-109 contains the following coding sequences:
- a CDS encoding threonine aldolase family protein, with protein sequence MTPLTLLQQAFQRTIYPVGGHGKRNIQVLKEVLNHCEDELDSDNYGSGPLIEDFQNDMARFFGKESAVFFPSGTMAQQIALRIWCDAQGIKKVAYHPLSHLEIHEEGGLKELHQIEAILLTDQDKLIRLEDVVQLKEDIACLLLELPQREIGGQLPAYEELVAISAYCREKGIKLHLDGARLLEALPYYQKTAAEICELFDSVYMSFYKGIGGIAGAILAGGEAFTQESKVWKRRHGGDLISLYPYILSAAYYFKQRQFKMRQYYEEAIELAALYNDCPAVETLPVVPVTNMFHVHIRLPKEKLETLLVAMYEATGVGLTAYLKEVSETSCAFEVWIGDRYGQVPKKKLAHAFEWLKTALRAV encoded by the coding sequence ATGACACCGCTAACTTTATTACAGCAAGCATTTCAGCGCACCATCTACCCCGTAGGCGGTCACGGCAAAAGAAATATCCAAGTATTAAAAGAGGTTCTGAATCACTGCGAGGATGAACTGGATAGTGATAATTATGGGAGCGGACCGCTAATTGAGGATTTCCAGAACGATATGGCCCGCTTTTTTGGCAAAGAATCAGCCGTCTTCTTTCCAAGCGGAACAATGGCCCAGCAAATTGCTTTGCGGATCTGGTGCGATGCCCAAGGGATCAAGAAGGTCGCTTACCATCCTTTGAGTCACCTGGAAATCCATGAAGAAGGCGGATTGAAGGAGCTGCATCAGATCGAAGCCATCCTTCTAACGGATCAGGACAAGCTTATTCGACTCGAAGATGTCGTGCAGTTGAAGGAAGACATTGCTTGTTTGCTGTTAGAGCTGCCGCAGCGCGAAATTGGCGGGCAACTGCCTGCGTATGAAGAGTTGGTCGCTATTTCCGCTTACTGCCGTGAGAAAGGGATCAAGCTGCATCTGGATGGTGCAAGACTCCTGGAGGCGCTGCCTTATTATCAGAAGACTGCGGCGGAAATTTGTGAGCTTTTTGACAGTGTGTATATGTCCTTCTATAAGGGGATAGGCGGGATTGCGGGAGCAATACTGGCCGGCGGCGAAGCCTTTACGCAAGAGTCGAAGGTTTGGAAAAGACGGCATGGGGGAGATTTAATCAGCCTTTATCCCTATATTCTGAGCGCAGCTTACTATTTCAAACAACGACAGTTTAAAATGAGACAATACTATGAGGAAGCGATAGAATTAGCTGCTCTGTACAACGACTGCCCGGCAGTTGAAACGCTGCCAGTGGTACCCGTAACCAACATGTTTCATGTTCATATTCGTCTCCCCAAAGAAAAGCTGGAAACCCTTCTGGTCGCCATGTATGAGGCAACGGGGGTGGGCTTGACCGCTTATCTCAAAGAAGTGAGTGAAACGAGCTGTGCTTTTGAGGTTTGGATTGGTGATCGGTATGGGCAAGTACCGAAAAAGAAGCTTGCGCATGCTTTTGAATGGTTGAAGACAGCCTTGCGAGCCGTTTAA
- a CDS encoding MerR family transcriptional regulator encodes MEYTIQQLARLAGVSTRTLRYYDEIELLMPARINSSGYRIYGQAEVDRLQQILFYRELGVGLESIKEIISAPSFSGARALKEHHQQLLDKRNQLNTLIANVEKTIARSEGRITMTDKEKFEGFKQNMIQENEQKYGQELREKYGDETIHASNQKVKNMTQEQHEELTRLTGEVTSTLAEAFQTGDPAGILAQKAAHLHRTWLSYYWSEYTKEAHAGVAQMYVDDERFKAYYDEKQPGTAEFLRDAIHVYAGIKSP; translated from the coding sequence ATGGAATACACCATACAGCAGCTAGCTCGGCTCGCTGGAGTCAGTACTAGAACGCTTCGCTACTATGATGAAATTGAGCTTCTTATGCCGGCAAGAATCAACTCATCAGGGTACCGAATCTATGGTCAGGCCGAGGTCGACAGACTGCAGCAGATTCTTTTTTACAGGGAACTAGGCGTGGGTCTGGAAAGTATTAAGGAAATCATCTCAGCCCCCTCCTTCAGCGGAGCCAGAGCGCTTAAAGAACATCATCAACAACTCCTCGATAAAAGAAACCAATTGAATACTTTGATTGCGAATGTGGAGAAAACCATTGCGCGTTCCGAAGGGAGAATAACGATGACGGATAAAGAGAAATTCGAAGGCTTTAAACAGAACATGATCCAGGAGAATGAACAGAAATATGGCCAAGAACTCCGTGAGAAATATGGGGATGAAACCATCCATGCATCCAACCAAAAAGTAAAAAACATGACACAGGAACAACATGAAGAACTCACCCGATTGACGGGCGAAGTGACGTCTACTTTGGCAGAAGCGTTCCAAACCGGTGATCCTGCAGGTATACTAGCCCAGAAAGCGGCTCACTTGCATCGAACGTGGTTGTCCTATTATTGGAGCGAATATACCAAAGAAGCTCATGCTGGCGTTGCTCAAATGTATGTAGACGATGAACGGTTCAAAGCATATTATGATGAAAAGCAGCCTGGCACGGCTGAATTTCTGAGAGATGCGATCCATGTCTATGCTGGTATCAAATCTCCTTGA
- a CDS encoding amino acid permease, with product MTKQLKKEQSATLTWWQLSLLGVACTIGTGFFLGSGIGIQMAGSSILFMFILAAIGTYIVYDVLAQMTQSDPQQGSFETYAKKAYGRWAGFANGWVYWSSELLLMGSQLTALSLFTRFWFPGIPMWVFSCLYAVLGLGVILAGNQVFERTERIFAWIKVSAIVMFLLIAGAALLGFISGNGHQPHFPMTKETFLPSGLLGSWSSLIYAFYAFGGIEILGLMAARLRKPEDAPKAGNIMLLLLTILYIVSLVLVLTLLPLAALQGKESPFQIALSAYQLPFVPHAFNAILIIAGFSTMVASLFAVTTILFTMAQDHDAPAIFAKQTHGKRKMPLPAIGFTTGGLASAVVMALLLPEQLYAYITTAAGIMLLLNWLFILLSSGRLLPLNAWGKIKRYLGIALILAAISGTLFHPTSRPGFWISLLLTAAISLIAIGMSFTWKKRVRV from the coding sequence ATGACTAAACAGCTGAAAAAAGAGCAATCCGCCACGTTGACATGGTGGCAGTTATCCTTGCTGGGCGTCGCATGCACGATTGGCACCGGTTTTTTTCTTGGATCAGGAATCGGTATACAAATGGCCGGCAGTTCCATCCTTTTCATGTTTATACTCGCGGCAATAGGCACTTATATCGTCTATGATGTTTTGGCTCAAATGACACAATCCGATCCCCAGCAAGGCTCCTTTGAAACCTACGCCAAAAAGGCTTATGGACGCTGGGCAGGCTTTGCAAACGGATGGGTGTACTGGAGTTCTGAACTCTTATTGATGGGGAGTCAATTAACCGCTTTATCCTTATTCACACGCTTCTGGTTTCCGGGGATTCCGATGTGGGTATTCTCCTGTCTATATGCGGTTCTTGGATTAGGCGTTATTCTGGCTGGCAATCAAGTCTTCGAACGAACTGAACGCATTTTTGCCTGGATCAAAGTTTCGGCGATCGTGATGTTTCTCCTGATAGCGGGCGCCGCACTCCTCGGATTTATCTCAGGCAACGGCCATCAGCCGCATTTCCCCATGACGAAAGAGACCTTTTTGCCTTCTGGGCTGCTCGGGTCCTGGTCTTCGCTTATTTATGCTTTTTATGCTTTTGGCGGGATTGAAATTCTTGGACTTATGGCGGCCAGACTTCGGAAGCCGGAAGACGCACCCAAAGCAGGAAATATCATGCTTCTGCTGTTGACCATCCTCTATATCGTCTCACTAGTCCTCGTGCTTACGCTGCTGCCACTCGCTGCTTTGCAAGGAAAAGAGAGCCCTTTCCAGATTGCTTTGAGCGCGTACCAGCTCCCCTTCGTCCCCCATGCCTTTAATGCTATTCTAATCATAGCGGGATTCTCTACGATGGTAGCTTCTTTGTTCGCCGTTACGACGATTCTCTTCACCATGGCTCAAGATCATGATGCTCCTGCGATATTCGCCAAACAGACGCATGGCAAGAGAAAGATGCCGCTTCCTGCCATCGGGTTTACAACTGGAGGTCTCGCATCAGCGGTTGTAATGGCGCTCTTGTTGCCTGAACAACTATACGCTTACATTACAACGGCTGCCGGCATCATGCTGCTCTTGAATTGGTTATTTATCCTGCTTTCTTCAGGCCGCTTACTTCCGCTCAACGCATGGGGGAAAATCAAGCGATACTTGGGTATTGCGCTTATTCTCGCAGCCATCAGCGGCACTTTATTTCATCCGACCAGCCGTCCGGGTTTCTGGATCAGTCTCTTGTTAACGGCTGCCATTAGTTTAATTGCTATCGGAATGAGCTTTACATGGAAAAAGAGAGTTCGCGTCTAA
- a CDS encoding MATE family efflux transporter has product MTHTESVASWKKLSLFAVTWPIFVDSVLRMMLGTADVFMLSRISDQVTGAVGLANEIIVFCILMFGFVGIGTSVAVAQNLGAGRPKEASRISALAITINLIFGVIVSIALVLFGEPLMRLMNLDPGQVAIAKKYLSLIGAFIWVEALSYAISSVLRSNGQTRDVMYVTLGVNIIHIAGNSLLIFGNLGFPEWGVTGAAVSTIVSRLLGLIVLIMILYRRIPVRIRLQDYITFDRKIVKQILSIGLPSAGEHLSWQSQYLMIVSFVNIIGQVALSTHVYVMNVTNYFMALGMAIGMGTEIIIGHMVGAGEYKAAYHRLLKSLRITFVVTFAVVGIAAIFRKSILGLFTDNPDIIAMGSTILLLSVLLEPGRTFNLVVINSLRAAGDAKFPVFMGVLSMWGVAVPLAYWLGIHMDMGLLGIWIAFAVDEWVRGLIMYLRWKSGAWKSKSLVKPMSSIALTE; this is encoded by the coding sequence GTGACACATACAGAATCAGTGGCATCTTGGAAAAAGCTTAGTCTGTTCGCGGTTACATGGCCGATCTTCGTTGATTCCGTACTGCGGATGATGCTCGGGACGGCCGATGTATTTATGCTAAGTCGAATATCGGATCAAGTAACCGGCGCGGTGGGCTTAGCGAATGAAATTATTGTATTTTGCATTTTGATGTTTGGTTTCGTTGGCATCGGAACAAGTGTCGCCGTGGCTCAGAATTTGGGGGCAGGCCGACCGAAGGAAGCAAGTCGAATTTCAGCGCTGGCGATTACGATCAATTTAATTTTTGGCGTTATCGTCAGTATTGCGTTAGTCCTTTTTGGAGAACCCTTAATGCGTCTAATGAACTTAGATCCGGGTCAAGTAGCCATTGCGAAGAAATATTTAAGTCTTATTGGTGCTTTTATTTGGGTGGAAGCTTTATCATACGCGATCTCCTCTGTCCTTCGCTCGAACGGTCAGACGCGAGACGTGATGTATGTGACGCTAGGCGTAAATATCATCCATATTGCAGGCAACAGCCTGCTGATCTTCGGTAATCTGGGATTCCCGGAATGGGGAGTAACCGGCGCCGCAGTGTCAACGATTGTCAGTAGATTGTTAGGACTTATCGTACTAATCATGATCTTGTATCGTCGTATTCCTGTACGAATTCGTCTCCAAGATTACATCACTTTCGATCGTAAAATCGTGAAACAGATATTAAGCATCGGGCTGCCTTCTGCTGGGGAGCATCTGTCCTGGCAGTCGCAGTATTTGATGATCGTCAGTTTTGTGAATATTATCGGTCAGGTGGCACTAAGCACACACGTCTATGTCATGAACGTCACGAACTATTTCATGGCGCTTGGGATGGCTATCGGAATGGGAACCGAGATCATTATTGGTCACATGGTAGGCGCCGGTGAGTATAAAGCGGCCTATCATAGACTGTTAAAAAGCTTGCGCATTACGTTTGTCGTGACTTTTGCGGTTGTCGGGATTGCCGCTATTTTCCGCAAAAGCATCTTGGGCTTATTCACGGATAATCCGGATATTATCGCAATGGGTTCAACCATTTTACTGCTCTCCGTATTGCTAGAGCCTGGTCGAACGTTCAATCTTGTCGTCATTAATTCCTTGCGGGCGGCAGGAGACGCCAAATTCCCGGTATTCATGGGCGTGCTATCCATGTGGGGCGTGGCCGTGCCGCTAGCGTACTGGCTGGGCATTCATATGGACATGGGCTTGCTAGGGATCTGGATCGCATTTGCAGTCGATGAATGGGTGAGAGGCTTAATCATGTACCTGCGATGGAAAAGCGGCGCGTGGAAGAGTAAATCGCTGGTTAAGCCAATGAGCAGTATCGCGCTAACCGAATAA
- a CDS encoding ATP-dependent DNA ligase, whose product MSILFTAIKPNLAQNGEEPFDDENYFFEPKWDGGRILLHKQGSRMEAYTRAGYKVTDKFPELKELALSLKAHTAILDCEGIVLRSGRPVFDDFTYRGRIQLAAAIKLARQSHPVTFVAFDVLLTKSEHMNEPLAERKKRLTDIIEPSPLLMTTIYTVGEGKALYTLMEERNMEGILAKRKDSKYLLNTVNKDWLKIKHIKSMDVLILGYRTKPFSLVIGLNFRTVKNKPVGLVSEGIIEADKQLFLALSQDLLSHQDEKTQWLRPSICCRIDYRDRTDAHQLRETVFRGFLSEKRPEDCVWKS is encoded by the coding sequence ATTAGTATACTTTTTACAGCGATTAAACCAAATCTCGCGCAGAATGGCGAAGAACCTTTTGATGATGAGAATTATTTCTTCGAGCCTAAGTGGGATGGTGGGCGCATTCTCCTTCATAAACAGGGAAGCCGCATGGAAGCTTACACACGTGCTGGGTACAAGGTGACAGATAAATTCCCTGAATTAAAGGAGCTTGCGCTGAGTCTGAAAGCACATACGGCTATTTTGGATTGTGAGGGAATTGTGCTGCGGAGCGGCAGGCCGGTTTTCGATGATTTTACATATCGGGGGCGCATCCAGCTCGCGGCTGCTATCAAGCTAGCTAGGCAAAGTCATCCTGTTACGTTCGTTGCTTTCGATGTCTTGCTAACGAAGTCAGAACATATGAATGAACCCCTTGCAGAGCGGAAGAAACGACTGACTGACATCATTGAACCTTCGCCTTTACTCATGACAACCATATACACGGTTGGAGAAGGTAAAGCGCTATACACGTTAATGGAAGAGCGGAATATGGAAGGGATCTTAGCGAAGCGGAAAGATTCCAAGTACTTGCTCAATACAGTGAATAAGGATTGGCTGAAAATAAAGCATATCAAAAGCATGGATGTCCTCATTTTAGGATACCGAACAAAGCCATTTTCCTTAGTTATCGGATTGAATTTCAGGACGGTGAAGAACAAACCCGTTGGCCTTGTATCGGAAGGTATTATTGAAGCAGACAAGCAGCTATTCCTGGCATTAAGCCAAGACTTGTTATCCCATCAGGATGAGAAGACTCAGTGGCTGAGGCCAAGCATATGCTGCCGCATCGATTATCGCGATCGAACAGATGCTCACCAGTTAAGGGAAACGGTATTCCGGGGTTTCCTGTCGGAAAAGAGACCAGAGGACTGTGTATGGAAGA
- a CDS encoding Gfo/Idh/MocA family protein produces MMLKVGLIGVGFMGRTHIENYIRLEAEGVAIKLVALCDIDANKLSGQGSGGNIETTGSSIDFNQFHKYTSVADMLANEQLDCVSITLPTYLHKEISIQCLNAGIHVLCEKPMALNAEECQEMIRAAEANEKQLLIGQCLRFWPAYVYLKQAVEEQTYGKVLSGYFYRGGATPTWGPWLIDKDKSGGALLDMHVHDIDTINWLFGKPESVSCLARNVVPGSGYDVVSTNYLYEDGKVINAQADWTLEGDYGFDMQFRVNFDKGNIIFQGNGLKVNVNEGAGFEPEISAEMGYYEEIKYFVETLLRGERIPAATAVSTKDSIEIAVAEIASADSRGAWVQVK; encoded by the coding sequence ATGATGCTGAAAGTAGGATTAATCGGAGTCGGTTTCATGGGACGTACCCATATTGAGAATTATATTCGATTGGAAGCGGAAGGCGTTGCGATCAAGTTAGTCGCTTTATGCGATATTGATGCCAATAAGCTTTCAGGTCAAGGATCTGGCGGCAATATTGAGACAACGGGATCAAGCATTGATTTCAATCAATTTCATAAATATACGAGTGTAGCTGACATGTTGGCAAATGAGCAGTTGGACTGTGTGAGTATTACACTGCCCACTTATTTGCACAAAGAAATATCCATTCAATGCTTGAATGCGGGGATTCATGTCCTGTGTGAAAAGCCGATGGCGCTGAACGCAGAAGAGTGTCAGGAAATGATTCGGGCTGCGGAAGCGAATGAGAAGCAATTGCTAATCGGGCAGTGTTTGCGATTCTGGCCTGCCTACGTGTATCTCAAGCAAGCTGTAGAAGAACAAACATATGGCAAAGTGCTATCCGGCTATTTCTACCGCGGTGGCGCTACTCCAACTTGGGGACCGTGGCTGATCGATAAGGACAAGAGTGGCGGCGCTCTGCTCGATATGCACGTTCATGACATTGATACGATCAATTGGTTGTTCGGGAAGCCGGAATCCGTCTCCTGTTTGGCTAGGAATGTTGTGCCTGGCAGCGGGTACGATGTTGTATCCACCAACTACCTGTACGAAGATGGCAAAGTCATTAATGCGCAAGCGGACTGGACACTGGAAGGCGACTATGGCTTCGACATGCAGTTCCGTGTGAATTTCGATAAAGGCAATATCATTTTCCAAGGAAATGGTTTGAAAGTGAATGTGAATGAAGGCGCAGGTTTTGAGCCTGAGATCTCAGCAGAAATGGGCTACTACGAGGAAATTAAATATTTTGTTGAAACATTGCTTCGCGGTGAGCGTATTCCAGCAGCGACGGCTGTCAGCACCAAGGATAGCATTGAAATTGCAGTAGCAGAAATTGCCTCAGCAGATAGCCGCGGCGCATGGGTTCAAGTTAAATAA
- a CDS encoding LysE family transporter — translation MQTMLSFLLLGISLSAPIGPINAAMLDRGIKRGFLHAWMVGIGGMLADVVLIVLIYFGLVHFLTTPFMKTFLWIFGAFILLYSGIESLMSAGKLQGNGSQSEETMTKSFLSGFLMSITSPLSILFWVGIYGSILAETIAVFDRNHVLLYTGMLFVGIVVWDIFMASLASTFKRFLTPRSLTVISVVSGLSLIGFGLHFGFKAFHALVG, via the coding sequence TTGCAAACGATGCTTAGTTTTTTGTTGTTGGGGATTTCACTTTCAGCGCCGATCGGCCCTATTAATGCTGCGATGCTGGATAGAGGCATCAAAAGAGGCTTTCTTCATGCCTGGATGGTGGGAATCGGGGGTATGCTGGCTGACGTAGTGCTTATCGTCCTCATTTATTTTGGGCTTGTCCATTTTTTGACGACACCCTTCATGAAAACATTTCTCTGGATATTCGGAGCTTTTATCTTACTCTACTCCGGCATTGAAAGCTTAATGAGCGCTGGCAAGCTGCAGGGGAATGGGAGTCAGTCGGAAGAAACGATGACCAAATCGTTCCTTTCCGGTTTTCTCATGTCGATCACTAGCCCTCTGTCGATTCTCTTCTGGGTAGGCATCTATGGGTCTATTTTAGCTGAAACGATAGCGGTTTTTGATAGAAATCACGTGTTGTTGTACACGGGTATGTTGTTCGTGGGCATTGTAGTGTGGGATATTTTTATGGCTTCATTAGCCAGTACGTTCAAAAGATTTCTCACGCCGCGTTCACTTACCGTCATATCCGTCGTCTCGGGATTATCCTTGATAGGTTTTGGCTTGCACTTTGGTTTCAAGGCTTTTCATGCGTTGGTCGGTTAG
- a CDS encoding AraC family transcriptional regulator has translation MEFPRMQLQELVTIQNLISFHYFEYAKGYVFEGEQHDFWEFLYVDKGEVEVRADDHLHTLRQGNMIFHKPEEFHTVNVKHEHKPPNLIVICFDCSSAAMSHFENRIMSLGDKERNMLSLIIQEGFQAFLPPFDQPAVHVLQRNPTAPFGSEQVIKSSLELLLITLIRNQGQSCVPETVKQSSVQKEKAEQRIVQQIVTYMQANLSQSFTLDHLCQTFHLGKSRLKELFQSQLQTGVMETFKSLKIEQAKSLIREESYNFTEISTMLGYTSIHYFSRDFKKTVGMSPSDYAKSVKARV, from the coding sequence ATGGAATTTCCAAGGATGCAGCTTCAAGAGCTTGTAACCATACAGAACCTGATTTCTTTTCATTATTTCGAATATGCCAAGGGTTACGTCTTCGAGGGAGAACAGCATGACTTCTGGGAGTTTCTTTATGTCGATAAAGGTGAAGTCGAGGTGCGAGCGGATGATCATCTGCACACGCTTCGTCAAGGAAACATGATCTTTCATAAACCCGAGGAATTCCATACAGTCAATGTGAAACATGAACATAAACCGCCGAATCTGATTGTCATTTGTTTCGACTGTTCATCCGCCGCCATGTCCCATTTCGAGAATCGCATTATGTCACTGGGCGACAAAGAGCGGAATATGCTGTCCCTGATCATTCAGGAAGGATTTCAGGCCTTTCTCCCGCCGTTTGACCAGCCTGCCGTTCATGTGCTCCAAAGGAATCCGACGGCGCCTTTTGGCTCCGAACAAGTCATTAAATCCAGTCTGGAACTGCTGCTCATTACCTTAATTCGCAATCAAGGCCAATCTTGTGTTCCCGAAACCGTGAAGCAATCCTCCGTGCAAAAAGAAAAAGCTGAACAACGAATTGTTCAGCAAATTGTTACCTATATGCAGGCGAATCTCTCTCAATCCTTCACCCTGGATCATCTATGTCAAACATTTCATTTGGGTAAAAGTCGCTTGAAAGAACTCTTCCAATCCCAATTGCAAACCGGGGTCATGGAAACTTTCAAGTCGCTCAAAATCGAACAGGCTAAATCACTCATTCGTGAAGAATCCTATAATTTCACTGAGATTTCGACGATGCTCGGCTATACAAGCATTCACTATTTCTCGCGAGATTTCAAGAAAACGGTTGGCATGTCACCATCGGATTATGCCAAATCAGTGAAAGCCCGTGTGTAA
- a CDS encoding sugar phosphate isomerase/epimerase family protein, with translation MKKGINMWSFPSSLTVKQAITLAKEAGFDGIELALSETGELSLESSAEEIQGYLAFAQETGIEISSLASGLYWDYSLTSGQPQTREKAKSIVKKQLEFASILGVNTILVVPGAVGVDFIPGAEVVPYDQAYDYALEAFQELAAEAEARNVSIGIENVWNKFLLSPLEMRDFIDKINSPFVGAYFDVGNVLYAGYPEHWIAILNKRIKKVHFKDYRRAAGGLHGFVDLLAGDVNYPEVVKALESIGYNDYVIAEMIPSYTHHGEQIIFNTSGAMDAILGRKK, from the coding sequence ATGAAAAAAGGAATCAATATGTGGTCATTTCCGAGTTCACTAACGGTGAAACAAGCGATCACGCTAGCGAAGGAAGCAGGATTTGATGGGATTGAGCTTGCTTTAAGCGAGACTGGAGAATTAAGTCTGGAAAGCAGCGCAGAAGAAATCCAAGGTTACCTTGCGTTTGCCCAAGAGACAGGCATCGAAATCAGCAGCTTGGCAAGTGGTTTATATTGGGATTATTCCTTAACAAGCGGACAACCTCAAACTCGTGAGAAAGCGAAAAGCATCGTCAAAAAGCAGCTCGAGTTTGCTTCTATCCTCGGTGTGAACACGATTCTGGTCGTGCCTGGAGCCGTTGGGGTTGATTTCATTCCAGGTGCCGAAGTTGTTCCTTATGATCAAGCTTATGATTATGCGCTGGAAGCGTTCCAAGAGCTTGCAGCTGAAGCTGAGGCGCGCAACGTCTCCATTGGCATAGAGAATGTGTGGAACAAATTCTTATTGTCGCCTCTGGAAATGAGAGACTTTATTGATAAAATCAATTCGCCTTTTGTAGGCGCATACTTCGACGTAGGAAATGTCTTGTATGCGGGTTACCCGGAGCATTGGATTGCCATTTTGAATAAACGGATCAAGAAAGTGCATTTCAAAGATTATCGCCGCGCTGCGGGCGGGCTGCATGGTTTCGTGGATTTGCTGGCAGGCGATGTTAATTATCCGGAAGTTGTCAAAGCACTTGAATCCATTGGCTATAACGATTATGTGATTGCCGAGATGATTCCGAGTTATACACATCACGGTGAGCAAATTATTTTCAATACATCTGGTGCAATGGATGCAATCCTTGGGAGGAAGAAATGA
- a CDS encoding efflux RND transporter periplasmic adaptor subunit, producing the protein MINDRSHKRKFKYRGMGVIALLTAAALLASACSAPGANGAATVQLAPRTVKTEDIKKQKISNPIEQVADVAAGTTLDVVAKANGEVTQVLKSRGEYVQKGDVLFVLDNKDALSNKRKSELSVRSAQESLQQAKDNKVNNRKDLADNVTRSQTALKNAQQDYNKIRNDFDAGTAVQHQVDQVKQALDNAQMSLDAAQSKLSSFDNSDSISSILTQAESASLSLDDATRALENYEIKAPGNGVLTDFNIVVGQTVNAAAGKVGQVQQIDPIKIKTELSETNYQLTKGKKELIFYNPDQPDKKGTAQISYLAPIMSAATKTYTLELDVPNSDHQLQPGSRFMVQLTTETEEKVVAIPTLSIIREESNTFVFVKQGDQYQKRKVKLGRINGEYQEVLEGVKDGESLVVTGQNTLKDGQKVEAAAASAAPTATPAAK; encoded by the coding sequence ATGATCAACGATCGTTCGCACAAAAGGAAATTCAAATATCGCGGGATGGGCGTGATCGCGCTGCTTACAGCAGCCGCGCTCCTCGCATCAGCTTGTTCTGCTCCCGGAGCAAATGGGGCTGCAACGGTTCAATTAGCACCACGCACCGTGAAAACGGAAGATATTAAGAAGCAAAAAATTAGCAATCCTATTGAACAGGTAGCCGATGTTGCGGCAGGCACGACACTGGATGTCGTAGCCAAAGCGAACGGCGAAGTCACGCAAGTGCTGAAAAGCCGCGGTGAATATGTCCAGAAGGGGGATGTCCTCTTCGTTCTGGACAATAAGGATGCCTTGTCAAACAAACGTAAGAGCGAGCTGTCCGTAAGAAGCGCACAAGAGTCCTTGCAGCAAGCCAAGGATAACAAAGTAAATAACCGCAAAGATTTGGCGGACAATGTCACTCGTTCCCAAACAGCCTTGAAGAATGCGCAGCAGGATTATAATAAAATCCGCAATGATTTCGATGCGGGAACAGCTGTTCAACACCAGGTAGATCAAGTGAAACAAGCATTGGATAACGCACAGATGAGTCTGGATGCGGCGCAAAGCAAGCTGAGCTCTTTCGATAACTCGGATTCGATTTCCTCCATTTTGACGCAGGCGGAGTCAGCCAGCTTATCTTTGGATGACGCCACACGCGCACTTGAAAACTATGAAATCAAAGCTCCAGGCAACGGCGTGTTAACAGATTTTAATATCGTTGTTGGACAAACGGTGAATGCCGCTGCAGGCAAAGTAGGCCAAGTACAGCAAATTGATCCGATCAAAATCAAAACGGAGCTTTCTGAGACCAACTATCAGCTCACCAAAGGCAAAAAAGAACTTATTTTCTATAATCCAGATCAACCAGATAAAAAGGGAACAGCCCAAATTAGTTATTTAGCGCCGATTATGAGCGCTGCAACCAAAACGTATACGTTGGAGTTGGATGTGCCGAACAGCGATCATCAACTGCAGCCAGGCAGCCGGTTCATGGTACAATTGACAACGGAAACGGAAGAGAAAGTAGTTGCGATTCCGACCTTGAGTATCATTCGTGAAGAATCGAATACCTTTGTATTCGTGAAACAAGGCGATCAATATCAGAAACGCAAAGTGAAACTGGGACGAATCAACGGCGAATATCAGGAAGTGCTGGAAGGTGTCAAAGACGGCGAGAGCTTAGTGGTAACCGGACAAAACACGTTGAAGGATGGACAAAAAGTAGAGGCGGCGGCAGCTTCAGCCGCACCTACCGCGACACCAGCAGCGAAATAA
- a CDS encoding Rieske (2Fe-2S) protein, whose amino-acid sequence MKEILLGAKDQFTTLPAEVHLLGRAYFLTEIDNGYQLLSSVCPHSGYTVELENGELECPMHGWTFESHTGRCHNVPSAKLASFDVISKDDHLFALMA is encoded by the coding sequence ATGAAAGAAATTTTACTTGGCGCCAAAGACCAATTTACTACATTGCCTGCTGAGGTTCATCTCCTGGGCAGAGCGTATTTTCTAACAGAAATAGATAACGGATATCAACTTCTATCCAGTGTTTGCCCACATTCCGGCTATACGGTCGAACTCGAAAATGGCGAGTTGGAATGTCCCATGCACGGGTGGACATTTGAATCGCATACAGGGCGATGTCATAATGTTCCGAGCGCCAAGCTAGCTTCTTTTGATGTGATTAGCAAGGATGATCACTTATTCGCGCTGATGGCTTAG